CCTGGCCCAGGGCGGGTAGCCTGGGCCCATCGTCCTCCGGGCGCCCCTGCGGCGCTGGTTGCCTTTTTTCCGTCCGCCTGCCTGCGCCCATAAGCCATGGGTGCCGAGAAGGCCCTGTCACAGCCCCCCGCCGGATTCCGGCGGGGGGCTGTGACGTTTTGAATGCGGTTCGTTCAGAAAAATATACCGCTATATAGAATAGTTATATGCATATCGCAGTGCTGGCGAGCGGAAGGGCGCTAAAGCGTGTTGACAGTCTTGCATAAGACATCATACACATGTTTCCAACAACGCTCCCCAAGGAGGAACTCCATGTCGATTCAATTTCTGGTGCACGAAGACGGCGATTCCGTCGGCGTCGTGGTTGTTGAAGGCGTCAAGGCCGGTCAGGACCTGACCGGCTGGGTGATGGCCGAGGACCGGACCATCACCTTCAAGGTGCTCAACGATATTCCCATCGGCCACAAGCTGGCCCTGAAGGCCCTGTCCATGGGTGATACCGTGATCAAGTACGGTACCGACATCGGCAAGGTCATCTCCCCCATCAAGCAGGGCGAGCACCTGCATGTTCACAACGTCAAGACCAAGAGGTGGTAGGAAAATGACTGCTAATACCTTCCTCGGCTACCGCCGCGAAAACGGCCGCGTGGGCGTGCGCAACCACGTGGTCATCCTGCCCCTGGACGACCTTTCCAATGCCGCCTCGGAAGCCGTGGCCAACAACGTGAAGGGCACCATGGCCCTGCCGCACCCGTATGGCCGCCTGCAGTTCGGTGAAGACCTTGAGCTGCACTTCCGCACCCTGATCGGCGTGGGCAGCAACCCCAACGTGGCCGCCGTGGTGGTCATCGGCATCGAGCCGCAGTGGACCAGCCGCATCGTGGAAGGCATCGCCAAGACCGGCAAGCCGGTGGCGGGCTTCTCCATCGAGCAGAACGGCGACCACAACACCATTTGCGCCGCCTCGCGCAAGGCCAAGGAATTCATGCACTGGGCCACCGAGCTGCAGCGCGTGGAATGCCCGGTGAGCGACCTGTGGGTGTCCACCAAGTGCGGCGAATCCGACACCACGTCGGGCATCGCCTCCAACCCCACCGTGGGCAACGCCTTCGACAAGCTGTACGAGCAGGGCTGCACGCTGCTGTTCGGTGAAACCACCGAACTGACCGGCGGCGAGCACCTGGTGCTGGAACGCTGTGCCAACGATGAAGTGCGCAAGCAGTTCCAGTTCTTCTTCGACCGCTACGCGAAGCTCGTGGACGACCACAAGACCAGCGACCTTTCCGACTCGCAGCCCACCAAGGGCAACATCGAAGGCGGCCTGACCACCATCGAGGAAAAGGCGCTCGGCAACATCCAGAAGATCGGCCGCAAGGCTCCCGTGGTGGGTTGCCTGGACAAGGCCGAAGCCCCCACCGGCCCCGGCCTGTGGTTCATGGATTCCTCGTCCGCCGCCGCCGAAATGGTCA
This portion of the Nitratidesulfovibrio sp. genome encodes:
- a CDS encoding UxaA family hydrolase, translated to MSIQFLVHEDGDSVGVVVVEGVKAGQDLTGWVMAEDRTITFKVLNDIPIGHKLALKALSMGDTVIKYGTDIGKVISPIKQGEHLHVHNVKTKRW
- a CDS encoding UxaA family hydrolase, encoding MTANTFLGYRRENGRVGVRNHVVILPLDDLSNAASEAVANNVKGTMALPHPYGRLQFGEDLELHFRTLIGVGSNPNVAAVVVIGIEPQWTSRIVEGIAKTGKPVAGFSIEQNGDHNTICAASRKAKEFMHWATELQRVECPVSDLWVSTKCGESDTTSGIASNPTVGNAFDKLYEQGCTLLFGETTELTGGEHLVLERCANDEVRKQFQFFFDRYAKLVDDHKTSDLSDSQPTKGNIEGGLTTIEEKALGNIQKIGRKAPVVGCLDKAEAPTGPGLWFMDSSSAAAEMVTLCAAAGYVVHLFPTGQGNVIGNPILPVVKLCANPRTVRTMSEHIDVDVSGILRKELTMDGAGDKLVEMAIRTANGRNTAAEVLGHREFVLTRLYESA